The Xiphophorus maculatus strain JP 163 A chromosome 5, X_maculatus-5.0-male, whole genome shotgun sequence nucleotide sequence AGAGGAAGTGAGGGAACGGCTGGTTTACTGGGGATTGTTTCACCCACAGGACCGTTCAGAGACAGGGACTCCATACAGAGGAAATATAGTATTAAGTGTTGGAGAACCTGGTAGTTAGGTATGATGATCAGGCACCGACAGTCCCAGCCAACATGGCCGCTGGGCCCCATAGGTATTTTGGTCATACTGGGCCCTCAGTCATGATTTGTTGCTCCCAGTCGGCTTGACTACAAACTCAAcagttgtttacatttctgctgttgtttgcactgtttttattgtcacaaatacacaaaacatttgaacatttttacttttaaagttatCCAACTCAGCTTTGCATTCCTTGGGATCAGAGTATTCTATTTTTTATAACTACAcagtattttatattattaattattcCTGGTCTTTGTTTTTAGTatatttacatcattttaaattGTGCATTCCTCGattttctgtcactttgctgctgttacacctgaatttTCTCACTGTGAGAAAATAATTCTATTCTATCAACATAAAGCTGCTAATTTTATTGAACCCTAATTAACAGAGTACTTATTGCTTGGACctaatatttgattatttagaTCAGTAGCAAGCAATTCTATTTGAAGCAATAATATAGTGactatttttttcctaaaatgtgATGGAGCTCTACATCACGACGTGAGGTTTTCACCAAATGTGAAATAGGTGAATGCTTGAAGACATTTGAGTTCTCCGATCTGCTCAGTCTTTAAATCATGATTCACTGAAGGCACCAAGTAGttggataaaaaatgtttattaagcCACCAAACTTTGGATCTTTTTGGTATTCAAAGAGGCTTTAtccatttaattaaaaaacaaatgctgttgTTCTTGTCCCTCAAGATCctggttctgttttttctgcttcagtttgtagatgtttatttagttttagatttcaatattttttagaaattcttTTACATCTTCCTCATGGTTAGGATGGTAAAATGCATATCTTTATGCCAACTGCTGCCATAATTCAATGTTCTGATCCCACATCTTCATCAAAGATTGTAATAAAAGccacatatttattaaaagtagCTGAGATGATCCCACTGTGTGGAGGTTTACTGATTCCACTGACTAAACTTGAATCTATCAGaaagtaaaagatttttgtATTACTTACAAATGAGAATCATGATAATCCAGTCTGCTTTCATCTGGTTTATTGTTGTGTAGGTGAGAGCAGCTTTAGTTTCTGCAGACCACACTGACTTCCTTTTAACAGCCCCTGAGCCCACTCTTTCCACTGAAAGCCCACTTCTCTATTCGGTTTGATGCCCCGTTCCTAAAACCTCCTTCAGCTTTGTTTGAGATAAAATCAAGATCAATTCAAAGTTCATGTCTGTGTTATGTTGTAGGTTTTTCATTTTGGGGTTTCATTTctagataaactttttttaggGAAGCATGAACTGGGTTTTGTTGTGCTTCCGTGCTTAAAGTGTGAAATGgcaaaagaggaaatgaaagcCACAAAACTAGCAGGTATTTTGAAAGCTAAGTTATGAAAAACACATAACAGAGATATAATAGaactaaataaacagaaatctttAAACCACAACTTTTGCTTTGTCTGTGTTGCCAATTGAAGAATGGGTGGGATGGAAGACGGATGATTCAGATtcatttcaatcaaaaataatttaaattacataACTCTGACAGatgtgctttattttcttttgttgccaATGGTGATCTtcaaatttgcaaataaaatgttatccaAGGGTAATGTCTTTTATCAATCCATGTAGGAATAATTTAGACTGAGCTGGACAAATGTATTTAGAGAATACTTTATGTCAAATCCCTTCCTAGAACAGTCACAAGCTGCCCAGTCATTCCTGCTCTAATGGGTGAGTCTCTATCCAAACTGCtagtaaacaaaaaataagttcCCTGTATGTTCCTAaacttaacagaaataaaaatatgttcgTAAAATATGTTGGTCTGACAGGTTATGACGTATTAAAAGGCATCAAGGAACTCTTTGTAATTCTCCTTCTTTTCACGTTTCTCTAGCTAACATGTAAAGACGTCCATACTTTACAAAAGttgttaaaacacaaaagttaCGCATTTTAATTAGACCATATGTAAATCGAGTAATTGCGTCATTACGCAACTACCTGCTACTTTTAGAACAACCAATCGCTGCCCTCCTTACTGGGGAGTTGTCCGCAGCGCGAAGCGGCTTCATGGCGTCCTGCTGACAGGAGTCCGACCAGCTGACTGCGCTGCTATCTGTTACACAGCGATGAAAGCCCTGCTGGTTCTGACAGTTTAAGAACTGTTCCGAATTTAAAGTGACGGACTGAGAGGACCGGAAGAGAGCGGAAGGCACCGGAAGACGGAGCGATCCGAGGTGAACCTTGGCATTAGCTTGTTGTCAGCTGTCAGTGCTAGCAGTTAGCTCGTTCCTGCCACTGACAGAGTCAGGAAGAGCAAGTTTTTATTACCAGTCGTCGTAATAACAGTTAATATTCTTCTCAGTCAGATACTTTCTATAGAAAACCCAGGAATATCAGCTTTTATCTGGTCTGTTGGGAGTCCAGTCCGAACGGAACCTTTTATCATGAACACGTTGTTCTGAATCTTCTGGTTTCGGTCCAAGTGACACCACCATATATTTTTGACTTGgttgaaatttaaatatattattttctaagaaaaacacttaaaatccaagtgtttacatttttttgtgttttgtttatattttcctccattttgtaattttaaaatagagATTTAATTTACTAGTGATCAAAATCTGAGTAAAATTAGTTTGTTAAAGATTGAATAAAGAATTAGGGACTTGTGCTTGAGGGTTAATcttgtaaaaccttttttatttttagtttgatttacaGTTCCTACCTCGAGGAAACTTGAAGCACATTGTAgctttttgggtttttattttattttgtaatttagttGAATTTAAACTAAACTTAAGGACGAAAAGAAGCTGGAACCTTTAAAAcggaagaaaacattaaaactgactATGTATTTGCAGTTTTATACAGGCTGTGAAACCAGGTGAgcagcaggtgggcgtggcctgTCAGTAGCAGGAATGCAGGTTGTTGTTTAGTGTCTCCACCTTTATGTCAGGTTCCTGCCTCTATTTTCACCTCCGGTTCTGTTTGAACAACTTGCTCCAtgacctgcagcagctgcgTGTTGCTGCGggctgcagtttgtttgttgtgactctgctgctgtttctttttttttttttaaacaatgtacTCCCTGACCTCCACCTGAACCTCAGCTACTTTTGTGTCAGAAGGAATATTGCTTAGTTCTATTCATCAGCAGTCTGTGTGGTGCTACTGTGGCTTTCTCTTGATGTGGTCCAGTGGTGTCCATGTTACAGAAACATGATTATGTTTAGCTTTGataaacttgattttatttggggttttttcatcCTGTAATCAGAAATGTGACTTTGTCCTTGGCCGTCAAACATCACTGCTGTAGTTTGATTACAAAAAACACCCAACTCCTATTTTGGCTGACCTCTACCAGGTCCTAGAGTCAGTAGTGTGGAAATAAACCTTGATCCAATGCAGCGTAACATTAACTTTAGGGGGTTTTGCTACTATGCTAGTTTCATGTTCAAACCATCTTTTCTGTCCATCATATTGGAtcatatcccctactccaacatctgtCTGTATATTTGGCCAGATGGTGATTTAAAGAGGAGTTCTGAAATAGTTGTAACAAACCAAAGTtcaaataaactgatttatgaTATctgatatgttgttttttaggaTGGCAGGAGTGTTTGACATCGACCTGGAGACGGAGGACGGCAGCGACACAGAGGTGAGCAATGATTGGATCACGCACCGCCGTGATGTAACAAAGACAAGTAGTGACCTCTAACCTTTCACCTCCAGGAGGACGCGTGTGAGGTGACAGTTGTTGAACCTGACAGGTGAGTTCAGACGAAGCCCAGACAGATGTAGATGCTGCAGCAAGCTGATTTCTCCTGCTGTGATGTCATGGCAGCGGTCAGACGGAGGAGGTGGAGCTGACCAGTGAAAACGTGAACAGAGACAGCGAGAGAGTTGGACCGGACTGCTTCGAGCTCCTCACCGTTCTGGGCAAAGGGGCCTATGGCAAGGTGAGCCGTGCTCTGCTCATGGTGTCTGGTTTCACAACACGTCTGTCATGAAGTCATCAGCTCAaccacctttaaaaaaagactgaaacgGAGAGAGAACAGTTTTGGCGTTTTGGTAGCACAACATCTCAGTGAAGACTTGTAGAACCATGCTGCTTTAGGATGCACACCACCAGCCCGCTTCAGTCCGGTTTATTCCAGCTGCAGTCCGTTTGTCTAGAAGGTcgggttcgtttggggaggtgtgaatgcgtaatcaaactctgatgccgACCAAACTCCGGTCCGCCTACTAGcctcggtctgggttcggttgaagtgacgtggattggcagactggtcTGTATATTTATCACTGAATCAGGAGTTTTGTGCTGAACTATTTTAACATTCTTTAACTTCCGTCTTTCTTTAAGGTTTTCCAAGTGAGGAAGGTTCAAGGTCCCCAAACAGGAAAGATATTCGCCATGAAGGTCCTGAAGAAGGTAAGTTGGTGCTGGACCTGGGCTGTCTCCATTGTTTATTTTCGGTTCAGATTTGGACAGAATTGTGTCAATAACGGGAAAGTTTGtgacataaaacacaaacagttttagagaagtgaaaaaaataggATAAATTACTGAAGGGAGAAATGCTCTGAGTCAGAAAAATGAGATACAGGTGAGTGAGACGGTAAAAGAAGAGCGTTGCAGACAACTGACAGAGAAATGgttcaaaacatgaaaagtggACAGTAAAAATGaactatttaatatttagacCTTTGTTTAAACATTTCCCTGACTCCTGCAGGCTAAGATCGTTCGTAACGCCAAAGACACGGCTCACACCCGAGCCGAGCGCGAGATCCTGGAGAAGGTCAGACACCCGTTCATCGTGGACCTGCTGTACGCCTTCCAGACGGGAGGAAAGCTCTACCTCATCCTGGAGTGTCTGAGCGGTAAGCTGGTGAcgcctgatgatgatgatggtgaagcctgatgatggtgatgatgatgatggtagTGACCTTCAGCTGTTCTCTGGGTCACCAGGAGGAGAACTGTTCATGCAACTGGAGAAGGAGGGAATCTTTATGGAGGACACGGCCTGGTGAGATCTCTGTCTGCGTTGAGGTCAGAGAGCATCGTCATGGTGATCCTTTCAGGTGACGGGGTTGAACTGTTTTCCAGCTTCTACCTGGGAGAGATCACGATGGCCCTGGGTCACCTGCACTCCAACGGGATCATCTACCGAGACCTGAAGCCTGAGAACATCATGCTGTGTCATCAAGGTGAGGCAGGCTGCACAGGTTAATATCCATAAGCAATAATCACATCCAGATGATTGTATTGATCTCTGCGTGGTCAGGGCACATCAAGCTGACTGATTTTGGCCTCAGTAAGGAGTCCATCCATGATGGAACCATCACACACACCTTCTGCGGCACCATCGAGTACATGTGGGTAACTGCACACACTCCACACAAAAACACCTGAAcctgaagaacagaaaaattcagaaaacataATATTTGGTTGTTTAAAATGACTGGAAGCACCAAGGGTCTGCTACTAACTGGTGGCTTTGGGTTTGTGATCAAGTTCAAACTCACATTTCAGGATGTTTTCTCTTCACCAGGCAATCAGAGATGAAGGTAACTGGGCTGGACAGCGTCTGTTAGCCGCGGTAGCTAGTGACGCTCTGCACTGAGTCGTGTTAAAACCAGACCGTTCCAGTGGCTGGAATCTGTCACAGAATATCGTCTGAATATCTTAttgatttctataaaataaagcTAAGGAAACTGCAGATGTTCTGATGTGTAAAATATTCTCCCTACATGTGaatctataaacagtttggtttctttcaagactaaatgaatttttctttattagacAGTTAAATTTGACATACTTTCCATTGTAGGAGAcatattttgataaatattttcttatttgatgATTGTTATGAATATTGTGACGTTCTATGAATGAATGAGGCAGTTAGTCCAGTCTTTGTCATCTATTGAAGTTTCTGAAACTACAGCTGCTGCAGAGCGCCACAGCAATACCAGAAATAccagaaaaaacccaaaatgatcACAGTGTCCatcacacagagacacactggACAGAACCGTTCACTCTCATACCTGAGGGAGATTTACAGACCACTTAACCCAACAGTCATGGTTCTGAACCGTGAGAGGAAGTCAgcgtacccagagagaacctgCAGACTATGCAGAAAGACGctaggctgggattcaaacccagggcCTTGGTGCTGCTAGGCACCAATGAGACCAGTGACTCCAGTGCGCGGCCTCCTGCACGGAGACGCCTCCACCGTTTGGCGCAACGTGAGCCGTCCCGTCCTTCCAAACAGACTCCAGGATGTCATGGACGGTGGCTCATGGGATCCTGCCGGTCAGAGCCGTTATGCTCCCGCGGCATGTCTGCAACGTCCATCTGCCCCCGACCCGGTTGTGGCGCGCCGGAGTCGGTGAGGCCCCTGCTGTGGGAGTGCAGCGCTGCTGTGGACCTGTGGGCGAAAACCGGCTCCTTGCAATTCCCACACTTGCCAGCAAGGGAGGTCCTCCATGCACAGCTAGTGCTGTACGGGGTGAGCCAgcagaaaatgactaaaaaagacTTCGCTGAGATGTGGCTCACCCCAGCCACCATCAAAGACGCCATTTGGACCTCCAGAAACTTGCTGGTGAGCAGGCGCAGGCAGATGCCCCCAGTGGCTGTGATCCGGATGGCGGcagcaaaaagaacaacatcAAGGGCTGCAGGTGGCGCGCCAAGGACACAGCCACCAAGAAGAATCGCCTGCGCCTCCGTGGACGAAGGAGCCGGCGCTCCACGAGCAGAGGTCCAAGCAGCGGCGGCCCGGCTCtccgggtgaggcaggagggaaggagcttTAGGGTGGGATCCCCTCTGAGCACCAGCGCTGTCTGGAAGGACGGGACGGCTCCGGACTTTGGAAGGAGTCACCccggtcctgctcaactttttaacacacagagattttgtattttatattcttgTTCTTAGCTTCTTTTAGTCTGAACTGATGAAATTGTAAGTTCCTGAAAATTTCTGtataactgaaataatgtaattttttaaatgtttacagtaacaataaatatttttcgaaaggaaaaaaaaaaaaaaaaaaaaccaatgaGACCAACTGCACCACCTGCAGCCATCCACAAACACTGGTCTAAACACAAACCCAGGACTCGTATGTGTTTGAGCTTTTAGAGAAactttgtttgtgctgcagggCTCCAGAGATCCTCACCAGGTCGGGTCACAACCGAGCCGTGGACTGGTGGAGCCTCGGCGCGCTGATGCACGACATGCTGACTGGATCGGTAAGCTGAGAGAAGAAGCATGGAAACAGTGAATCAGTCCCACCTGCTGTGTCAAagtcttatttttatgtttttatagtttcttCTGATTCCTGTTGCTAAGCAGCGTCTGTCTGAAATGTTTCCGTTTAGCCTCCGTTCACAGCTGAGAACAGGAAGAAGACCATCGACAAGATCCTGAAGTGTAAAGTCAGTCTTCCTCCGTACATCACGGTCGATGCCAGAGACATGATCAAAAaggtctcacacacacacacacacacccacccacccacacacacacacacacgccatttaaaaatacacaccCTGTGATTTGACATTGGTTTTAATGCTAAAGTGAATACATTCAAACATAGAGCccataaagtgaaaaaaaagatattttttttttacaataatcaatcaattattggactttttaaaactatttctctgttatatttggttatttacCAAAATGCTATCAATGTTTCCAGATTTCTGCTCCCTAATCTCCTTCAGAAAGAGAAACCTGCTCATGTTGTAActatgaaaaatacatttattccaCATCCAGTCCTCAGTTTGATCCACTCAGCCTGGAGCggtttttcatatttctgtttacaGTAATTAGAAGTTATTGTTGAACCAGGAATGTGTTTATTGTTGCCACAaagcaacatgaaaacaaaactcagatGTTATGAATCATGTCAGATTTCAGCACATGTAAGCTGTGTGTTTAAGATGAACATGAAAATTGAgatattaaattaatatatCTTAATATATCTAATACATCttaatatataatatatctTTAATATATCTctatataataaaaatgctaatatattagcattttttaggtttaaaatgctaaatgacagaaaaataagttaGAATGATGTAGAGAAATGGATTTCTTCACAtttgagtttaaataaaatatcatcaTGAACTGAACAGGTCATGAACTGAACAGTTCATGAACTGAACAGTTCATGAACTGAACAGTTTATGAACTGAACAGTTCATGACCTGTTCAGTTCATGAACTGAACAGTTTATGAACTGAACAGTTTATGAACTGAACAGGTCATGAACTGAACAGgtcatttaaacaaaatgcttCTGCTTTATGCAGAAACACAGAGTTTAACATTTAggctccagctgcagctctacTCTGTATAGCTATCCTTTATTCACTACTGACTGATTCTAGCTTGATACAGATACTTGATACTGAGGCTCATTGTGAGAAACTGATGCAAcgctgccacctgctggcagAACTGAATCCTGCAGCGTTACAGGTTTAAAATGctaagacagaaaaataagttaGAATGATGTGGAAAATCATTGTGAAGTAATTAATACAccctccctcacacacacacacccacacacacagagctatTATAAGACAGAGTCTAAGCATGTGGCAGTCAGATGAAGTTACAGCGACACACGGCACTAAACAAAGTTATTTCCcaagtttgagttttttgaaGACAAGCTGCAGAAATCATTAAAAGTTTCtctgttgaatttttttccagctgctgAAGAAGAATCCGGCTCAGAGACTCGGCTCTGGGAAAGACGACGCTGCTGATATCCAGGTAGTCGCTGCAGGTCGTGTTGGATCAGAAATGTCCTCTGCTGTCCCACTCTGGGGACGTtcaggtgtaacagcagcatcTGGATGAAGGTTCACACAAAACATCCAAAATCTTCCAAATATcgatgaaaaacaacaaaaataagatcAACAATATACTGTACAAGATCACAACATGAaaaaatactgtgcagttatcagaaatacaaatattatgcttttttattttagtgtacATAATGTTCATGTGTACTGCACATCAAGGAGTCCAGTTCAGAAACACCAGCAGCAGGGCTGTAAACATGTTGGGTTTGTTGGGAGCAGTGAAGGTTCTGGAGTCTGACAGCtgctggcaggaaggatctGACTTAACGCTCCTTAATGCACCAGGATGCAGCTTCAGGCCTGGGCTGGGAATCGGGTCAGGAGACGCAGAACAACTGGATCCTGGATCCAAGCGGCTTCCTCCTCATAGAGGCTggagtttaaaaagtttaaaaggtttCTGTTCCTCCTCTGTCCGTTCAGAACCGATTCTGcttgtgaaaatgttgcttttgtttgtttttgtagactTTTAATTCAGATCTGCTGTTTTCTCCGTTAACTGTCAGATTTTGCTGTGTGAatcctggatgctgtttcagtgtttctgaacTTCCAGCATCTTGTTTTTACCAACAGTGGAAAAGTTGATTTAAAGGTTGAACGAAGTGTGGCAGCATCGTTAACTTTCCCTGGCTTCTTTCCTGTTTCTTTGCAGAAACATCCGTTCTTCAGACACATCAGCTGGGAGGAGCTGCTGAACAAGCGAGTGGACCCGCCGTACAAACCGCAGCTGGTTGGTCTTCTTCTATGGTTGCTCTGACTTTAGTGgcttctttctcctctttccaCACATTTGAAGCGTGTTCTGCTGTAACCGAGCGTCTCCCTTCCCTCCTGTCAGCACTCTGAGGAAGACGTCAGCCAGTTTGACACCAGGTTCACCAGACAGACGCCGGTGGACAGTCCGGACGACACCAGGCTGAGCCACAGCGCTGAGCTCGCCTTCGCCGTCAGTCCATCAGCCTCCATATTCTGGaacgtttttcttcttttctttcagctgttttagttttcatttcctCCGGCAGGGGTTCTCCTTCGTGGCGCCGTCGGTCCTCGAGAGTCTGAAGGAAGGATTCTCGTTTGAGCCGCGATCGCGTCACGTCCGCCGCCACAACAGCAGCCCGCGCACCCCCATCAGGTAGGAAGTGGTACTGCAGCGCACAGCGGCTGCTAAAGTATTTATCTGCTTCATGTTGTACCATTTTATTACTTctgaaaatctaaatgtttctgttttaatgtcaaaaatgaaaactgatttcaacaaattaattaaatacaaatataaaatatgaattggGTGGATTTAATTAACATCCCAGAAAACATTATCAATGTTCAATTTAATAATGTCCACTATAGCATCTCTTTcacaatttcttttaataaaaaaaaattaagttgcagagtttgtaattctttaatttgtgtaaaattaaggccttaaaatgtctaaagTTCCTTTTAAAAACCAAGTTGGCCTTTAATGTGTCAGTCACATTAAAAGCACTATTTAATCTTGTAaagtctttgtatttttttctctcaggatgtttctgttagacaaacatttcagtctcaCTCAGACTTGACAGGCTaatgctaactagctgctaacatGCCTTTACTAGTTACCAGGCTAGCTAGCTTCTTTCATCTGTCCTGGGTAAGTGGAAATTTATTGCCTTTAATCTGGACGACATTCATACATTGAGAAATGGAGAAATGTGGAGAAATGGGTCTTAAATCCATCCATggtggtcttaaaaagtcttaaattccaGTTTTCTACTGATTTTTGTGGAAACTGGTGAATAAACGGGTCATCACAATAAAGTCATACAACTTAACTTCGTATAAAGATTTTGATTTCCATTTCAACTtgaaaaagtcatttgaatCTTTATTTCAACAGCTACATTTTGtttgaagaaataattttttaaagtttgtctgCCTTACTAAAGTCGAGGGATGAAGGAAATCCTTGGGTTGGTTAGAAGAcgttatttctgttttcttctcctcagTCCTCTGAAGTTCTCTCCGGCCGGGCCCTTTAAGTCCAGCATGGACGGGGAAGCGGACCTGTTCTCCCCCACGTCTCCGCCCGCCGCTCCGCCTCCCGGCCCGCTGGAGAACGGCGCGGCGAGTCGGCCCATCAAGACGCCTTCCaggaacaagaagaagaaggagcaTCGCAGATGAGGCCCAGGAAAACCAGAGGGATTCTGTCTGCTCCATGGATCATCGTCTGTCGGCTCATTTCTTCAGGTTTCATTTAAAGCTCTGAAGAAACCAAACGACTAAATCCTGTAGACTGAGGCTCCGCTGTACAGGAACTCCTTCTAAATCTAATTAAAGGAGAAGAAGGCATTGATTTTCCTTTAGCAGCTTCCCTGCGTGTTTATGGGGTCGAGTTGGGATTTGTGATGGATGGACTGGAAACTGTGGAGTTTAATTACAGAGACAGGAAGCTCTGATTTAAGGTTTTCCAGTAATGAGTCTGTCAGAGGTCGACAGGAAGTTAAACTTTAACCCTTCTGTTCTTttagtggcttttatttatttctgcatgtaaaaagaaaacgtgATGACATCAGTCTGCCTGTTGGTTCTGTTGAGAACatttaaccaatcagagcagactgggccttaaagagacaggagctAAAAACTCAATAGGAAAAACAATCACTGTCTTCAGCTTTGAAATGATGAGTTTGTAAATTATAACACAGATTCTTTAATGACTGTATACAGAAATCTGCTGAATGATCCATGCAGCAGGATgtcatgtttgtcttttcttttttctctggaTCTTCATGTCTGTTACCAAACTTGTTCTGAATGGACCGATGGACCGGTCCTATCAGAAACCAAACCGTTGATCTCACAGAAGCTGTTACTACAACGTTAAACTGCGTTGGTGACGGATCAGAGGTGTTTAGTTCCCCTTCAGTCCAACCAGCAGGGAATCGCTCAGGAAGCTCCTCTAAACGGGAATCAGGACGATCCGGATGACCAGggacagtctggttctggtccgaatatttcctgttttatcaaaaatattttcttcaaagtttttatctttttctcagCATTTGGCAGAACTTCCCTTTAAACGGACTTGGGTCGAAGgttttgggtttccttccacaagcCTCTCAGAGAAGTTTGCTGGAAATTTGAGCCGTTCCTCCCAACAGAACCGGTGGAACCGGGTCGGATCCGCCCAAACGTTGTCCTGAAGTTTGGTCTGCTGAGTTTTCTTGCGTTAGGAAGACGGTCTGAGCATCAACCTCCTCAGTCATGTTGCTTCAATGTTTCAAAATGACTCTGTTTACTTTGTGAAGCGCACCGGTTCCTCCTGCAGCCAAAGgtccagttttcactccatcaAACTTCACCAGCCTGAGGGAAGTCTGGCTCTGGTTCCACTTGGACTGgtggcttcttcctctctgagcgGCTTTTCAGCCCAGGGGTTTGCTTCACACCCAGTCTCCTCCAGGTCTTTAACTGGACCCGTTTCATACCAGAACCTGTTGGTCTGTGGGAGACAGAACCGGTCCTCACCGGATCAGAACCATGGCTGACCACAGAACCGTCTGAACTCTTCTTTTATCTTGActgatttcttattttttttgtaaattggtCATGATGTCACACTAGGAAGCGGTTTGTTCAAAGTGCCGTTTACCTCAGGTGATGTGAATGAACCAATCATTGGCTTATAAagctgtgacatcatcagctgGTCTTGCCTTAGT carries:
- the rps6kb2 gene encoding ribosomal protein S6 kinase beta-2; its protein translation is MAGVFDIDLETEDGSDTEEDACEVTVVEPDSGQTEEVELTSENVNRDSERVGPDCFELLTVLGKGAYGKVFQVRKVQGPQTGKIFAMKVLKKAKIVRNAKDTAHTRAEREILEKVRHPFIVDLLYAFQTGGKLYLILECLSGGELFMQLEKEGIFMEDTACFYLGEITMALGHLHSNGIIYRDLKPENIMLCHQGHIKLTDFGLSKESIHDGTITHTFCGTIEYMAPEILTRSGHNRAVDWWSLGALMHDMLTGSPPFTAENRKKTIDKILKCKVSLPPYITVDARDMIKKLLKKNPAQRLGSGKDDAADIQKHPFFRHISWEELLNKRVDPPYKPQLHSEEDVSQFDTRFTRQTPVDSPDDTRLSHSAELAFAGFSFVAPSVLESLKEGFSFEPRSRHVRRHNSSPRTPISPLKFSPAGPFKSSMDGEADLFSPTSPPAAPPPGPLENGAASRPIKTPSRNKKKKEHRR